AAAGGATGGTGTGAAACGGATTCATTTTCAGTAAACAGAGTCCATGCGCCTTGGTTCCGATGGCATACAACTCCTCTGACGCTAAATAGGTAATCGACGTGATGTCTTCCGACGGTGCCTGAAACAAAAACTCGGTCGTGAGGCGGCGGTTGCGATAACGGATGCGATAGATGGTTCCCTTGTGTTTTATGAAATAGCTGTCCCGTGAGCCAAATATATAGCGGTCAGTAGCCGGACCGGTACGCTGCGTGAGAGACTCCCTGATACGTTTGTCTAACCCAATCGGACCGGGAAGCAACCGTCCGTGGGCCATACCGCGCGCTTCGCCTTTGTCGAGGGTAACGAGGGTGTCGGAGAATTGCAGCATCACGACATTTATGGTCGACGGATAGCCGATCTGGTAATGTTTTCCTTTTTTATCGAATACGGTTATATCAGACGGTTGCGGCAGGTAGAGGTAGTCTTTGGTCAGGCCGGCAGAGGGAAAAAGGGTGAGCGCATACCGGTTTACAAAGGCATCCGATTGCGGCTGGTCAAGTACCTGTTTTACCAGCGGATCAGACGAGACATAGCAATAATACCCGAGCGTAAAGATCACATTGCGCCAATATTTTTTAGGATCAAGCCGTTCGATACGGTTTTTGCGGATCACATATTGTAAGGCGTCCGGGTAGGTGTCGAAATATACATCGCCCGTCAGGATGTCTTTTCCCATCCGCGTAATGCGCTGTTTGGATAGGTTGGGGTAACGGGCATCCTGCACTTCCATGAGGTTACGGCCGTCGTAGCGGTAGAGGCCCAGCTCGGTACCCAGCCAAAGGAAACCGATATCGTCGGCAATGGCATACTTCACCGACAGTTGTTTCAGGCCGTTGTCGGTATTGATCCATTTGATCGAAGTGGGGTAGCGGGACGCCTGCGAAAAAAGGGCACAGTGCACCAACAACACGAACAACAGCGTCATGCCTTTCGACGGGCTCCCCATACCTAGTGGTCTAATTTTCAGGAAAGATACACAAAAGGAGGGAAAACCAGCGATCAGACGGGGCGTGCCGCTGCGGTCCTTTTGCAACGCAAAAATAGAAGTCATACTTAGAGGCAGGGACGCTGTTACCGGACGCTGTGCGCTTTTATCCGAAGGCCAAATAGCGAAGCCAGTACTAACAGCAAAAGCATATGTCTATCGAGAGGCACAGGCGGCGCGGTCTGTACATTAACGGGTGTAGGTTCGAATACCAGGTAAAGGATACCGATAGACGAGAGGATGCCGAATATGACGATGAAAATAGCGATAAGGGTCCGGGGAGGAATTTTCATGATGACGCACGTAGGGGTTTCAAACCGGAAAAGTACCATAGCCCCACCATACGACGTGACCTAAAACCGTCGAAATGTGCTAAAAATAGATAAAATTGCACCTGATCCCCGACGTGATGGGCAGGCGATTCGCATAAAAATGAAAGGCACTGACCCCCAACGTCAATGCCTTTCGGAAAGCAGTCAGGCGTCTGCGGCACCTGTTGCCTTATCCATTTAAGAATACGTATAAACGAGAAGTCGCACAATGGAGAAAACGGCTTCTTGCTGAAACAACGAGTCCGGCCCTGAAACGTATAACTCGCGCACCATGATGTAGGTAAGGATAGACCTCCTTCGCTAAAATATAACTACGTAAGGAGAAGACAAGGAGGAAGGGTTGGGCATGGGATTGTCGTTGGTTTCAGTTGCAAAGCTATCCGCTTCCCGATGTTTTTGGTGCCGGAAAAGAACGTCTCCTGCGGAAAATAGACATTAGTTGCAGTGGAAACGATAGAGGGGTCTATCGGAAGGCTGCGGTACTATTCCGGAAGGTAGCGGCGCTGCACCTCCTGCCATTTCCGGAAGGCCTGTGGCGTCTTGCCTGTGGCGCGTTTGAAGAGCGCGCAGAAGTTGCTGTGGCTCTTGAAGCCGACATCAAACGAGATCTGTACGATCGGAATATCCGTTTCGGTCAGCAGCGTCTTTGCCTTATCGATTTTCTTTTCGATGATGTATTGGTAGGGTGTCATCCCTACATATTTGGTAAACATCCGGTTGTAGTGCTGCGACTCCCATCGGGTTTGTGCCGCGAGGTCTGTTATCTTGATGCGCTCGGTGATGTTCTCATTGATGTAGCGGATCGACTGTTTCAGGATGAAGGGAATATCGTCGGTAATCTCCTTGTCCTGCCGCATGACATCGATATGCCGATGCCGGAAATTGTTTAACACGATGGAAACCGTCGTAATCAGGTCGGCGCGTTTGAACGGTTTGACGATATAACCATACGGACGGGTTTCGGAGGCCCGTTCGAGCGTGGTTTTGTCGGAGTAGGACGTAATGTAAAGAAACGGAACCGTATCGTCTTGTAACAGGAAGGTACCCAGGTCGATGCCGTCTTTGGCCTGTTTGAGGTTGATGTCGATCAGCACCAAAGCCGGTTTGCTCTCGCGGATGGCGGCAATGGCATCGTCGACGCTGGTGATGTTGATCCGCGCCTCATACCCTTCTTCCTCCAGGATTTCCTTGATGTCAAGGGCGATGATGAGTTCATCTTCGACTATGAGAACCAATGGTCGTGCCATTTGTCAAGGGGTTTTAAAAAAGTGCTGTAGCCAAAGATACGTCTACTGTAGGGTCGCTTACATCAAATTAGGACGCGACTTGTTAAATATAGATAAAATGTGTCAATTTTTTGGCGTAGTGGTTAGATAGTAGCCAACGCGAGCCGGGTGATATAGGGTAAATCGCCAGCAAATAAGGGGCTTGTGTGGGCCCGTTTTCCCTTAAACGCAGCGGTGCTCAGGGTGTTTATTTAAGTAGGAATAGGAGTTAGGAAGCAGGAGCTAGGGTTAGTCAGTGATAAGGTTAGGGATTTGGAGGAAGTGTCAGGTTCTTGATGTAATACACTCAGGCGCTCACGGACTCAGGGACTCAGAGACTCAGACTCATGGCACCAGCGGACGGAGGTACCTACAGGGAGAGAAATAGCAGCGTTTCCTCAAAAGTACTGCCGTCTGTCACGTATAACGTCGTTCCATGATCTTATAGCTGGATTTGTGTGGTATCTTTGTCCGAACAGGTGGAGGACTGTCCTTTTCTGTGAAGGGAACGTAAAGGTTCGGTTGGCAATCCCGTAAGGGTAAATACTACATTATGACCCACCAGAATTACCATGTTGAAGGCCTGAGCGAGGCCGAGGTACACGCAGCCCGGACGAAATACGGACGGAATGAAATGGAGTTCCGGGCGCAGAGCGAGTTGTGGCTGGCCATCAAACGGACGGCTACCGAGCCAATGATGGTGCTGCTTCTGGTGGCGGCTGCGATTTATTTTGTAAGTGGGAAAACGGGCGACGGCCTTTTCCTGTGTGGTGCCATCGCCTTCCAGACGTCGTTATCCCTTTATCAATATTCAAGAAGTAAGAACGCGCTCGAAAAGCTCAAAGCCCTTACCCAACCCAAATGCAAGGTGGTGCGCGGCGGCCTCGTGGTGGAGGTCGACACCGCCGATGTGGTGGTGGGTGACAGCCTGATGGTGGAAGAAGGTGCGGCGATTGTGGCCGACGGCGTTATTACCCATTCCAACGACTTTTCGGTGAACGAATCCGTGCTGACAGGCGAGTCAATGCCCGTGGCGAAAAGCCCTCATTCGGAGGATAACCGCATTTACAAAGGGACAACAGTTTTGGGTGGTCTTGCGATTGCAACCGTTACCGCGGTGGGGAATGCCTCCCGGTTGGGGCGCATCGGCACCAGTATGGACGCCATTACGGAGGAGAAAACGCCGCTTGAACTACAGATCGGTCATTTCGTGCGCAACATGGCACTGGCCGGTACGGCGGTGTTCGTGCTTGTTTGGGTACTCAACTACCTCCAAAACCGCGATCTTTTGTCGAGTTTGCTACAATCACTGACGCTGGCGCTAAGCATCCTGCCAGAAGAAATTCCGGTGGCCTTTACGACGTTTATGGCGCTCGGTGCATGGCGACTCATGAAGATGGGCATCGTAGTCAAGCAAATGAAAACGGTGGAGGCATTGGGAAGCGCGACGGTTATCTGTACGGACAAGACCGGTACCATCACGGAAAACCGGATGAGCCTCGCGCGCCTGTTTACCTTACCCAACACCATCACCCCCGCGGATACCTCACTTTCGAAGTCGGAAAAACAATTGGTGCGCCTGGCAATGTGGGCCAGTGAACCCATCGCCTTTGATCCGATGGAGAAAGCGCTGCACCAAAAGTATGGCACCCTGTTTCCTTCGGATGAACGGCCTTCTTTTTCGCTGGTTCACGAGTATCCTTTAAGTGGCAAGCCGCCGATGATGACACACGTCTTTGAAAACGCAAAGGGTGTGCGGATCATCGCCGCCAAAGGGGCGCCCGAAGCGTTGATTGCCGTGTGTGGGCTGTCGGAAGAAGAGAAAAAGGCCGTGCACGACGCGGTGCATGCGCTGGCCGCCGACGGACTCCGTATCCTGGGGGTCGGCACGTCGGATTTTGCCGGAATGGATTTCCCGGAACGCCAACAGCAGCTTCCGTTTCGTTTTTTAGGATTGGTCGCGTTTTATGATCCACCGAAAGCGAATATCCAGAACGTACTGGAGGATTTTTATACGGCCGGCATCGCCGTAAAGATCATCACCGGTGACAACGAGGCGACTACCAAAGCCATCGCACGGCAGATTGGTTTTGTGGGATGTGAGAAGAGCATCAGCGGCGATGACTTCATGCGACTCACGCCAGCGGAACGACTGCCCAGTGTGATGGAGCATCATCTCTTCACACGGATGTATCCGGAAGCGAAACTGGCGGTCATCGAGGCCCTCAAGGCGCAACAGCAGATCGTGGCCATGACCGGCGACGGGGTAAACGATGGTCCGGCCCTGAAAGCCGCACATATCGGTATTGCCATGGGAAGCTCGGGCACGGCGCTGGCCCAGAAGGCGGCTTCGCTGGTCTTGCAGGAAGACGATCTTTCGAAGATGGTCGATGCGATCGCCATGGGCCGGAAGATCTATGCGAACCTGAAGAAGGCGATACAGTATATCATTTCCATCCACATTCCTATTATTCTTACGGTCTTTATCCCGTTGGTACTGGGTTGGCTGTATCCGCATCTTTTCTCGCCTTTGCATATCATTTTCCTCGAGGTCATCATGGGGCCGACCTGTTCCATCATCTACGAAAATGAACCACTTGAGCCGAACGCCATGCAGCAGAAACCGCGGCCGTTCACGACCACTTTTTTCAAGGGGCGGGAGTTGTCGACCAGTATCGTGCAGGGACTCGTCATTACACTGGCCACCTTGTCGATGTACCAGTTTGCGGTGCACCAACACTATAGCGAAGCGCTGACCCGTACGCTGGTGTTCGTCGTGCTGATCTCCGCCAACAGTACCCTGACGCTGGTAAACCGGTCGTTTTATTACTCGGTGCTGACCACCACCCGCTATCGCAACCCCATGGTGCCGGGCATCATTGCGCTCACCACTGCACTCGTAGACCTGTTGGTTTTTGTGCCACCCCTGACCCGCTTTTTTGAGTTTGAAACGCCTGGATGGACGATGTTGGCGCTTTCTGTCGGCCTGGGAATCGTCTCCGCGATGTGGTACGAGGTCGTGAAATGGGTACGTAGGCGAAAGCACACCCGGTTGTAGTGGCAGGGTTGATTCCATCCGTACCCCAAAAAATGAATTACCAGATGTAGTTGACCTGTTGTCAGTTCCGGCTTTTGAATCCCACTCGCTGGTAGTCTATAAAGACACTGACGCGGTATTGACGCTCGATGCCGATGCTTCTTTGATAAACACGGTTCGGATCTTCGATAGTCGTGGGCGTTTGGTGTATACCCAACCGAACCTAAACACTACGGTCACGAAATTACGCGACCTGAAACCCGCAGCCCAGGTGTTGTTGGTGCAGATTACGTCGAACGATGGCAGGGTGGTGACGAAGAAAGTCGCGTACTAAAGTTGCGGTTTTGCCATACGAAAGCCTTCTGGAAACAGGGGGCTTTCCTATTTGCGGTTTGTCGGGACGCCGTGATGTCACGCAGGTTGGCCTCATGCACGTACGGTGCGTGCCAACGCTACACGCATCAATTGGCAAACGCAATAGATTTAAAATACATAAAGGCGTATTTTTCTGAAAATCTGACAACTAGATGTAAAAACAGGTATTTATACCTGGTTGGGAAACGTCTTTATCACCCTATCTTCGCTTCCGGCACCTCCCGCTATTTTGGAACGATCCATTTAACCGGTGCACGTACCGCATTGCCTAACCTAACCACGCTATCATGCCTTTTTCCCACCTACCACACGATGCCCGCAAGAGGCGTCCTTACAGAAATTGGCGTCGATACGCCTTATTTTTGACCGCCTTTATCTCACTCAACCTGTTCTTTGTATACGGTTGCGTGACGCTCCGAAAGAGCCCCGACCCGGTTGTTTCAGATCGCGACGGGGATGGCGTGGCAGACCAGCAGGATGCCTGTCCGGATCAGGCGGGAACGCTCGAAATGATGGGGTGTGCCGATAGCCACGGAGACGGCATATCGGTCCCCAAAGACCGACGCCCTGATGTGCTCGGGTCGGTGGGTGGTTCAAACGGCGACAGTCAAGGGGAGAGTCCTGACATAGACAGTGTGCGGGAAGTAGGTAGCGGCAGCAGCCGTAACGGTTCCGGCACCCCCGCTGTGCGATCGGGGTCGGTCCAACCCTCTACGGTGAAACCGGCAGCTCCCACCTCTGTCCAGTCGGCACAGCCCGGGACGCCGTCGGAAAGCGTCGAAGGTAAGTTGGTGTATTTTTGTCCGCATAGCATGATTGAAGGCCAGCAAAGCGTAATCAGCGTCATGATCACCAAAGAGGAACTCCAAAAAGCGATTCGTCGTTTTAACAAGCATTTATCAGGTGCTATGGAAAAGGAGAAACGTCAGTCAGGCGACGTGAAAACCGGCGATGTTCGTATTTCCAGAAGAATGTTCGTGACATTAGGAAGCGGGGGTGATAAGTTCGCCATCATTGTAGAGCCGCAATCAGACACGCTAGTGTTTGACGGGAAGAAGGACATGCACTGGACCTGGTATGTAGAGCCGAAGGCCGTTGGAAAAATGACCATTTCTATTCTGGTTTATGGTTGTGACGACGAGAAAGGGCCATGGGAGGAAGCATCCGGCCCCATCAAATTGCAAACCGAGGTGTATGTCGACGGTCGCAGTTACTTTGCCAAGTTATGGGCGTTCCTGAATAAGAATCCCGAATGGGCCTTTACCCAAATCATTTTTCCGGTTGCCGCCTTTTATGCCGGTCGACGAAAGAAGGGGGCTGCTGCTTAGTTAGTCGCAGTCGGAGAAGTAGGCAGTTGGCAGTGGGCAGTAGGCAGTAGGCAGTAGGCAGTAGGCAGTTGGCAGTAGGCCGTTGGCAGTCTCAGTTACTCAGTTACTCAGTTACTCAGTTACTCAGTTGCTCAGTTACTCAGTTGCTCAGTTCCTCAGTCCCTCAAGCCTTCCCCCTTTTCTCCCACCCTACCGTTTCGCCCTTTGCGGAAATTATGTATTTTTACCCCCCACAAACACATAAGAGTCAAAGGGTATGGTGTCTTTACGTTTTCGCGGGCTGTTGCTTTTTCTGTGGCTGCTGGCTTCTTTCTCATCATTCGGTCAAACGTATAGCACGGGTGTCGGTTCCTGGACGAATGTCTGGGCAGCGAGTTCGGGTGCTTTTACGATTACAGATGGAATCGGGTTGTTTTCTTCCGGGGGTATCACCAACGGGGAGCTTCGCGGGCGGTTTATCCATACCGCAGGCGATTTGGGCCCGGGAACGAATACGACGCTGAACCCCGGACAAAAGTTGGTTATTACCATCGCGGGTGCCACTACGGGTTCGCGCAGCGGCATCGTAACGGATGGCATCATCGGTGTGTCTTTCCGGACCACGAATAACCTTTTTGACGGCGGGAGTACACTCGACCAACGCTATGCCAATAACGCAGTGACCCGTATCGAGTTTCGCGGGGGCGATAACAACGCACGCTATAACACGGCCAACGGTTTCATATACGGCAACATGCCGAATTTCACGACGTTCAAGAGCGGTGTAACGTATGAGTTAGAGGTGATTTCCGATAAGGAATTCAACCTGGTCATCGGCGGCACGCGCAACAATATCGAGCCAATGGCCAATGGCGGCGGGGCCATCCGGCAGATACAGCTCCGGAACAGCGGAGCCAATATGGACGGACGTTTCACGGGGCTTTCGGTGGCGAATATCCCGATCAATGTGACGGCGAATGCGTCTGAGACGTATACCGTGACCGGGGTGATTTCCAACAACGGCGCGATTGCCAATACCTTACAGAAAAACGGGGTAGGCACCGTAATCCTGACAGGCGCCAATACCTTCACTGGACTCACCACTGTCAATTCCGGTACTTTACAACTGAACCGCACAGGCGGAGGCACGCTCCCATCGACGGCCGACGTTACCATGACGGCCGGCACGCTACGTATTTCATCCAACCAGACACTGAATAATGTGACGATAGGATCGTTCGGTTCGCTGGTGGTAGATGCCGGGGTGACACTTACCGTCAATGGTACGCTATCCTTCGAAGAGGGGTTTGGGACGATTACGGTTGATGGTGCGATCGCCTACGGGGCGTCGGGAAGTCTCCGGTATGCCAATGGCTGTATAGTAGGTGAGGAGTGGCCCACGACGAACCCGCCATTGAACGTTTCGGTAGACCTGACCGGATTCGTAACGGTAACCACACCGCGTACCTTGCGCGGCGACCTTACCAGCGCTGGTTTCCTGGTGCTTGAAGCGCCCGTGACGCGGCAAACAGTTGGAGGTACGCTAAGCGTACCGGGCTTTCTGTCGGTAGGCCCGGGAGCGGATATTCCCGACAGTTTCACTACGTACGAATTCAGCACCAGTGAGATTGCACTGAACGGTTCCCAACCCATTAAGACCTGGGGCGGGTCGGCCTATTATATTCTTCGCCTTAACGGCGGC
This genomic interval from Flavobacterium sp. HJ-32-4 contains the following:
- a CDS encoding response regulator transcription factor, which produces MARPLVLIVEDELIIALDIKEILEEEGYEARINITSVDDAIAAIRESKPALVLIDINLKQAKDGIDLGTFLLQDDTVPFLYITSYSDKTTLERASETRPYGYIVKPFKRADLITTVSIVLNNFRHRHIDVMRQDKEITDDIPFILKQSIRYINENITERIKITDLAAQTRWESQHYNRMFTKYVGMTPYQYIIEKKIDKAKTLLTETDIPIVQISFDVGFKSHSNFCALFKRATGKTPQAFRKWQEVQRRYLPE
- a CDS encoding cation-translocating P-type ATPase, translating into MTHQNYHVEGLSEAEVHAARTKYGRNEMEFRAQSELWLAIKRTATEPMMVLLLVAAAIYFVSGKTGDGLFLCGAIAFQTSLSLYQYSRSKNALEKLKALTQPKCKVVRGGLVVEVDTADVVVGDSLMVEEGAAIVADGVITHSNDFSVNESVLTGESMPVAKSPHSEDNRIYKGTTVLGGLAIATVTAVGNASRLGRIGTSMDAITEEKTPLELQIGHFVRNMALAGTAVFVLVWVLNYLQNRDLLSSLLQSLTLALSILPEEIPVAFTTFMALGAWRLMKMGIVVKQMKTVEALGSATVICTDKTGTITENRMSLARLFTLPNTITPADTSLSKSEKQLVRLAMWASEPIAFDPMEKALHQKYGTLFPSDERPSFSLVHEYPLSGKPPMMTHVFENAKGVRIIAAKGAPEALIAVCGLSEEEKKAVHDAVHALAADGLRILGVGTSDFAGMDFPERQQQLPFRFLGLVAFYDPPKANIQNVLEDFYTAGIAVKIITGDNEATTKAIARQIGFVGCEKSISGDDFMRLTPAERLPSVMEHHLFTRMYPEAKLAVIEALKAQQQIVAMTGDGVNDGPALKAAHIGIAMGSSGTALAQKAASLVLQEDDLSKMVDAIAMGRKIYANLKKAIQYIISIHIPIILTVFIPLVLGWLYPHLFSPLHIIFLEVIMGPTCSIIYENEPLEPNAMQQKPRPFTTTFFKGRELSTSIVQGLVITLATLSMYQFAVHQHYSEALTRTLVFVVLISANSTLTLVNRSFYYSVLTTTRYRNPMVPGIIALTTALVDLLVFVPPLTRFFEFETPGWTMLALSVGLGIVSAMWYEVVKWVRRRKHTRL
- a CDS encoding T9SS sorting signal type C domain-containing protein, with product MSVPAFESHSLVVYKDTDAVLTLDADASLINTVRIFDSRGRLVYTQPNLNTTVTKLRDLKPAAQVLLVQITSNDGRVVTKKVAY